In Rhinolophus ferrumequinum isolate MPI-CBG mRhiFer1 chromosome 25, mRhiFer1_v1.p, whole genome shotgun sequence, the following proteins share a genomic window:
- the APLP2 gene encoding amyloid beta precursor like protein 2 isoform X1 — protein MAVTGTAATGRFLVLLLLGLTVPAAALAGYIEALAANAGTGFAVAEPQIAMFCGKLNMHVNIQTGKWEPDPTGTKSCFGTKEEVLQYCQEMYPELQINNVMEANQPVSVDNWCRRDKKQCKSHIVIPFKCLVGEFVSDVLLVPEKCQFFHKERMEVCENHQHWHTVVKEACLTQGMTLYSYGMLLPCGVDQFHGTEYVCCPQTKTIESTVSKEEEEDEEEEDEEEEEEDYDIYKSEFPTEADLEDFTEAAVEEDNDDDEDNDDDDEDKDDDEGEEVVEDRDYYYDTFKGDDYTEENPTEPSSDGAISEKEITHDVKAVCSQEAMTGPCRAVMPRWYFDLSKGKCVRFIYGGCGGNRNNFESEDYCMAVCKTMIPPTPLPTNDVDVYFETSADDNEHARFQKAKEQLEIRHRNRMDRVKKEWEEAELQAKNLPKAERQTLIQHFQAMVKALEKEAASEKQQLVETHLARVEAMLNDRRRMALENYLAALQSDPPRPHRILQALRRYVRAENKDRLHTIRHYQHVLAVDPEKAAQMKSQVMTHLHVIEERRNQSLSLLYKVPYVAQEIQEEIDELLQEQRADMDQFTSSISETPVDVRVSSEESDEIPPFHPFHPFPSLPENEDTQPELYHPMKKGSGVGEQDGGLIGAEEKVINSKNKVDENMVIDETLDVKEMIFNSERVGGLEEEPESVAQLREDFSLSSSALIGLLVIAVAIATVIVISLVMLRKRQYGTISHGIVEVDPMLTPEERHLNKMQNHGYENPTYKYLEQMQV, from the exons GCTCTTGCAGCCAATGCTGGAACAGGATTTGCTGTTGCTGAGCCTCAGATTGCAATGTTTTGTGGGAAGTTAAATATGCATGTGAACATTCAGACTGGGAAATGGGAACCTGACCCAACAGGCACGAAGAGCTGCTTTGGAACAAAAGAAGAAGTTCTTCAGTACTGTCAGGAG ATGTATCCAGAGCTCCAGATCAATAATGTGATGGAAGCCAACCAGCCAGTCAGTGTGGATAATTGGTGTCGGAGGGACAAAAAGCAGTGCAAAAGCCACATTGTGATCCCTTTCAAGTGTCTTG TGGGCGAATTTGTAAGTGACGTTCTGCTAGTTCCAGAAAAGTGCCAGTTTTTCCACAAAGAGCGGATGGAGGTGTGCGAGAATCATCAGCATTGGCACACAGTAGTCAAAGAG GCCTGTCTGACTCAGGGAATGACCTTATATAGCTATGGCATGCTGCTCCCTTGCGGAGTAGATCAGTTCCACGGCACCGAATATGTGTGCTGCCCTCAGACTAAGACCATTGAATCTACTGTGtcaaaagaagaggaggaagatgaggaggaggaagatgaggaggaggaagaggaagactaCGACATTTATAAAAG TGAGTTTCCTACCGAAGCAGATTTGGAAGACTTCACAGAAGCAGCTGTGGAGGAGGATAATGACGACGACGAGGATAATGACGACGACGACGAGGATAAGGACGACGACGAAGGGGAGGAAGTGGTGGAAGATCGAGATTACTACTATGACACCTTTAAAGGAGATGACTACACCGAAGAGAACCCCACAGAGCCCAGCAGCGACGGGGccatttcagaaaaggaaatcacTCACGATGTTAAAG CTGTCTGCTCCCAGGAGGCGATGACGGGGCCCTGCCGGGCCGTGATGCCCCGTTGGTACTTCGACCTCTCCAAGGGAAAATGCGTGCGCTTTATATATGGCGGCTGCGGAGGCAACAGGAACAATTTTGAGTCTGAGGATTATTGTATGGCTGTGTGTAAAACGATGA TTCCCCCAACTCCTCTGCCAACCAATGATGTCGATGTGTATTTCGAGACCTCTGCAGACGATAATGAGCATGCTCGCTTCCAGAAGGCTAAGGAGCAGCTAGAAATTCGGCACCGCAACCGGATGGACCGG GTAAAGAAGGAATGGGAAGAGGCTGAGCTTCAGGCAAAGAACCTCCCTAAAGCAGAGAGGCAGACTCTGATCCAG CACTTCCAAGCTATGGTGAAAGCTTTAGAGAAGGAAGCAGCCAGCGAGAAGCAGCAGCTGGTGGAGACCCACTTGGCTCGAGTGGAAGCGATGCTGAACGACCGCCGCCGAATGGCTCTGGAGAACTACCTGGCCGCCTTGCAGTCTGACCCGCCACGG CCTCATCGCATCCTCCAGGCCTTGCGGCGTTACGTCCGTGCTGAGAACAAAGATCGCCTGCATACCATCCGCCATTACCAGCATGTGTTGGCTGTCGACCCCGAAAAGGCGGCCCAGATGAAATCCCAG GTGATGACTCATCTCCACGTGATTGAAGAAAGAAGGAACCAAAGCCTCTCTCTGCTCTACAAAGTACCTTATGTAGCCCAAGAAATCCAAGAGGAAATTG ATGAGCTACTTCAAGAACAGCGTGCAGACATGGACCAGTTCACGTCTTCTATCTCAGAGACCCCCGTGGACGTCCGGGTGAGCTCTGAAGAGAGTGACGAGATCCCGCCATTCCACCCCTTCCATCCCTTCCCGTCCTTACCTGAGAATGAAG ACACCCAGCCGGAGTTGTACCACCCAATGAAAAAAG GCTCTGGAGTAGGAGAGCAGGATGGAGGACTGATTGGTGCTGAGGAGAAAGTGATTAACAGTAAGAATAAAGTGGATGAAAATATG GTCATTGATGAGACGCTGGATGTTAAGGAAATGATTTTCAATTCTGAGCGAGTTGGAGGCCTCGAGGAAGAACCG GAATCCGTGGCGCAGCTGAGGGAGGACTTCAGTCTGAGCAGCAGTGCCCTCATTGGCCTGTTGGTCATTGCGGTGGCCATTGCTACGGTCATAGTCATCAGCCTGGTGATGCTGAGGAAGAGACAGTACGGCACCATCAGCCATGGCATCGTGGAG GTCGACCCAATGCTCACCCCCGAAGAGCGTCACCTGAACAAGATGCAGAACCATGGTTATGAAAACCCGACCTACAAATACCTGGAGCAGATGCAGGTTTAA
- the APLP2 gene encoding amyloid beta precursor like protein 2 isoform X3, with protein MAVTGTAATGRFLVLLLLGLTVPAAALAGYIEALAANAGTGFAVAEPQIAMFCGKLNMHVNIQTGKWEPDPTGTKSCFGTKEEVLQYCQEMYPELQINNVMEANQPVSVDNWCRRDKKQCKSHIVIPFKCLVGEFVSDVLLVPEKCQFFHKERMEVCENHQHWHTVVKEACLTQGMTLYSYGMLLPCGVDQFHGTEYVCCPQTKTIESTVSKEEEEDEEEEDEEEEEEDYDIYKSEFPTEADLEDFTEAAVEEDNDDDEDNDDDDEDKDDDEGEEVVEDRDYYYDTFKGDDYTEENPTEPSSDGAISEKEITHDVKVPPTPLPTNDVDVYFETSADDNEHARFQKAKEQLEIRHRNRMDRVKKEWEEAELQAKNLPKAERQTLIQHFQAMVKALEKEAASEKQQLVETHLARVEAMLNDRRRMALENYLAALQSDPPRPHRILQALRRYVRAENKDRLHTIRHYQHVLAVDPEKAAQMKSQVMTHLHVIEERRNQSLSLLYKVPYVAQEIQEEIDELLQEQRADMDQFTSSISETPVDVRVSSEESDEIPPFHPFHPFPSLPENEDTQPELYHPMKKGSGVGEQDGGLIGAEEKVINSKNKVDENMVIDETLDVKEMIFNSERVGGLEEEPESVAQLREDFSLSSSALIGLLVIAVAIATVIVISLVMLRKRQYGTISHGIVEVDPMLTPEERHLNKMQNHGYENPTYKYLEQMQV; from the exons GCTCTTGCAGCCAATGCTGGAACAGGATTTGCTGTTGCTGAGCCTCAGATTGCAATGTTTTGTGGGAAGTTAAATATGCATGTGAACATTCAGACTGGGAAATGGGAACCTGACCCAACAGGCACGAAGAGCTGCTTTGGAACAAAAGAAGAAGTTCTTCAGTACTGTCAGGAG ATGTATCCAGAGCTCCAGATCAATAATGTGATGGAAGCCAACCAGCCAGTCAGTGTGGATAATTGGTGTCGGAGGGACAAAAAGCAGTGCAAAAGCCACATTGTGATCCCTTTCAAGTGTCTTG TGGGCGAATTTGTAAGTGACGTTCTGCTAGTTCCAGAAAAGTGCCAGTTTTTCCACAAAGAGCGGATGGAGGTGTGCGAGAATCATCAGCATTGGCACACAGTAGTCAAAGAG GCCTGTCTGACTCAGGGAATGACCTTATATAGCTATGGCATGCTGCTCCCTTGCGGAGTAGATCAGTTCCACGGCACCGAATATGTGTGCTGCCCTCAGACTAAGACCATTGAATCTACTGTGtcaaaagaagaggaggaagatgaggaggaggaagatgaggaggaggaagaggaagactaCGACATTTATAAAAG TGAGTTTCCTACCGAAGCAGATTTGGAAGACTTCACAGAAGCAGCTGTGGAGGAGGATAATGACGACGACGAGGATAATGACGACGACGACGAGGATAAGGACGACGACGAAGGGGAGGAAGTGGTGGAAGATCGAGATTACTACTATGACACCTTTAAAGGAGATGACTACACCGAAGAGAACCCCACAGAGCCCAGCAGCGACGGGGccatttcagaaaaggaaatcacTCACGATGTTAAAG TTCCCCCAACTCCTCTGCCAACCAATGATGTCGATGTGTATTTCGAGACCTCTGCAGACGATAATGAGCATGCTCGCTTCCAGAAGGCTAAGGAGCAGCTAGAAATTCGGCACCGCAACCGGATGGACCGG GTAAAGAAGGAATGGGAAGAGGCTGAGCTTCAGGCAAAGAACCTCCCTAAAGCAGAGAGGCAGACTCTGATCCAG CACTTCCAAGCTATGGTGAAAGCTTTAGAGAAGGAAGCAGCCAGCGAGAAGCAGCAGCTGGTGGAGACCCACTTGGCTCGAGTGGAAGCGATGCTGAACGACCGCCGCCGAATGGCTCTGGAGAACTACCTGGCCGCCTTGCAGTCTGACCCGCCACGG CCTCATCGCATCCTCCAGGCCTTGCGGCGTTACGTCCGTGCTGAGAACAAAGATCGCCTGCATACCATCCGCCATTACCAGCATGTGTTGGCTGTCGACCCCGAAAAGGCGGCCCAGATGAAATCCCAG GTGATGACTCATCTCCACGTGATTGAAGAAAGAAGGAACCAAAGCCTCTCTCTGCTCTACAAAGTACCTTATGTAGCCCAAGAAATCCAAGAGGAAATTG ATGAGCTACTTCAAGAACAGCGTGCAGACATGGACCAGTTCACGTCTTCTATCTCAGAGACCCCCGTGGACGTCCGGGTGAGCTCTGAAGAGAGTGACGAGATCCCGCCATTCCACCCCTTCCATCCCTTCCCGTCCTTACCTGAGAATGAAG ACACCCAGCCGGAGTTGTACCACCCAATGAAAAAAG GCTCTGGAGTAGGAGAGCAGGATGGAGGACTGATTGGTGCTGAGGAGAAAGTGATTAACAGTAAGAATAAAGTGGATGAAAATATG GTCATTGATGAGACGCTGGATGTTAAGGAAATGATTTTCAATTCTGAGCGAGTTGGAGGCCTCGAGGAAGAACCG GAATCCGTGGCGCAGCTGAGGGAGGACTTCAGTCTGAGCAGCAGTGCCCTCATTGGCCTGTTGGTCATTGCGGTGGCCATTGCTACGGTCATAGTCATCAGCCTGGTGATGCTGAGGAAGAGACAGTACGGCACCATCAGCCATGGCATCGTGGAG GTCGACCCAATGCTCACCCCCGAAGAGCGTCACCTGAACAAGATGCAGAACCATGGTTATGAAAACCCGACCTACAAATACCTGGAGCAGATGCAGGTTTAA
- the APLP2 gene encoding amyloid beta precursor like protein 2 isoform X4 — translation MAVTGTAATGRFLVLLLLGLTVPAAALAGYIEALAANAGTGFAVAEPQIAMFCGKLNMHVNIQTGKWEPDPTGTKSCFGTKEEVLQYCQEMYPELQINNVMEANQPVSVDNWCRRDKKQCKSHIVIPFKCLVGEFVSDVLLVPEKCQFFHKERMEVCENHQHWHTVVKEACLTQGMTLYSYGMLLPCGVDQFHGTEYVCCPQTKTIESTVSKEEEEDEEEEDEEEEEEDYDIYKSEFPTEADLEDFTEAAVEEDNDDDEDNDDDDEDKDDDEGEEVVEDRDYYYDTFKGDDYTEENPTEPSSDGAISEKEITHDVKVPPTPLPTNDVDVYFETSADDNEHARFQKAKEQLEIRHRNRMDRVKKEWEEAELQAKNLPKAERQTLIQHFQAMVKALEKEAASEKQQLVETHLARVEAMLNDRRRMALENYLAALQSDPPRPHRILQALRRYVRAENKDRLHTIRHYQHVLAVDPEKAAQMKSQVMTHLHVIEERRNQSLSLLYKVPYVAQEIQEEIDELLQEQRADMDQFTSSISETPVDVRVSSEESDEIPPFHPFHPFPSLPENEGSGVGEQDGGLIGAEEKVINSKNKVDENMVIDETLDVKEMIFNSERVGGLEEEPESVAQLREDFSLSSSALIGLLVIAVAIATVIVISLVMLRKRQYGTISHGIVEVDPMLTPEERHLNKMQNHGYENPTYKYLEQMQV, via the exons GCTCTTGCAGCCAATGCTGGAACAGGATTTGCTGTTGCTGAGCCTCAGATTGCAATGTTTTGTGGGAAGTTAAATATGCATGTGAACATTCAGACTGGGAAATGGGAACCTGACCCAACAGGCACGAAGAGCTGCTTTGGAACAAAAGAAGAAGTTCTTCAGTACTGTCAGGAG ATGTATCCAGAGCTCCAGATCAATAATGTGATGGAAGCCAACCAGCCAGTCAGTGTGGATAATTGGTGTCGGAGGGACAAAAAGCAGTGCAAAAGCCACATTGTGATCCCTTTCAAGTGTCTTG TGGGCGAATTTGTAAGTGACGTTCTGCTAGTTCCAGAAAAGTGCCAGTTTTTCCACAAAGAGCGGATGGAGGTGTGCGAGAATCATCAGCATTGGCACACAGTAGTCAAAGAG GCCTGTCTGACTCAGGGAATGACCTTATATAGCTATGGCATGCTGCTCCCTTGCGGAGTAGATCAGTTCCACGGCACCGAATATGTGTGCTGCCCTCAGACTAAGACCATTGAATCTACTGTGtcaaaagaagaggaggaagatgaggaggaggaagatgaggaggaggaagaggaagactaCGACATTTATAAAAG TGAGTTTCCTACCGAAGCAGATTTGGAAGACTTCACAGAAGCAGCTGTGGAGGAGGATAATGACGACGACGAGGATAATGACGACGACGACGAGGATAAGGACGACGACGAAGGGGAGGAAGTGGTGGAAGATCGAGATTACTACTATGACACCTTTAAAGGAGATGACTACACCGAAGAGAACCCCACAGAGCCCAGCAGCGACGGGGccatttcagaaaaggaaatcacTCACGATGTTAAAG TTCCCCCAACTCCTCTGCCAACCAATGATGTCGATGTGTATTTCGAGACCTCTGCAGACGATAATGAGCATGCTCGCTTCCAGAAGGCTAAGGAGCAGCTAGAAATTCGGCACCGCAACCGGATGGACCGG GTAAAGAAGGAATGGGAAGAGGCTGAGCTTCAGGCAAAGAACCTCCCTAAAGCAGAGAGGCAGACTCTGATCCAG CACTTCCAAGCTATGGTGAAAGCTTTAGAGAAGGAAGCAGCCAGCGAGAAGCAGCAGCTGGTGGAGACCCACTTGGCTCGAGTGGAAGCGATGCTGAACGACCGCCGCCGAATGGCTCTGGAGAACTACCTGGCCGCCTTGCAGTCTGACCCGCCACGG CCTCATCGCATCCTCCAGGCCTTGCGGCGTTACGTCCGTGCTGAGAACAAAGATCGCCTGCATACCATCCGCCATTACCAGCATGTGTTGGCTGTCGACCCCGAAAAGGCGGCCCAGATGAAATCCCAG GTGATGACTCATCTCCACGTGATTGAAGAAAGAAGGAACCAAAGCCTCTCTCTGCTCTACAAAGTACCTTATGTAGCCCAAGAAATCCAAGAGGAAATTG ATGAGCTACTTCAAGAACAGCGTGCAGACATGGACCAGTTCACGTCTTCTATCTCAGAGACCCCCGTGGACGTCCGGGTGAGCTCTGAAGAGAGTGACGAGATCCCGCCATTCCACCCCTTCCATCCCTTCCCGTCCTTACCTGAGAATGAAG GCTCTGGAGTAGGAGAGCAGGATGGAGGACTGATTGGTGCTGAGGAGAAAGTGATTAACAGTAAGAATAAAGTGGATGAAAATATG GTCATTGATGAGACGCTGGATGTTAAGGAAATGATTTTCAATTCTGAGCGAGTTGGAGGCCTCGAGGAAGAACCG GAATCCGTGGCGCAGCTGAGGGAGGACTTCAGTCTGAGCAGCAGTGCCCTCATTGGCCTGTTGGTCATTGCGGTGGCCATTGCTACGGTCATAGTCATCAGCCTGGTGATGCTGAGGAAGAGACAGTACGGCACCATCAGCCATGGCATCGTGGAG GTCGACCCAATGCTCACCCCCGAAGAGCGTCACCTGAACAAGATGCAGAACCATGGTTATGAAAACCCGACCTACAAATACCTGGAGCAGATGCAGGTTTAA
- the APLP2 gene encoding amyloid beta precursor like protein 2 isoform X2, whose product MAVTGTAATGRFLVLLLLGLTVPAAALAGYIEALAANAGTGFAVAEPQIAMFCGKLNMHVNIQTGKWEPDPTGTKSCFGTKEEVLQYCQEMYPELQINNVMEANQPVSVDNWCRRDKKQCKSHIVIPFKCLVGEFVSDVLLVPEKCQFFHKERMEVCENHQHWHTVVKEACLTQGMTLYSYGMLLPCGVDQFHGTEYVCCPQTKTIESTVSKEEEEDEEEEDEEEEEEDYDIYKSEFPTEADLEDFTEAAVEEDNDDDEDNDDDDEDKDDDEGEEVVEDRDYYYDTFKGDDYTEENPTEPSSDGAISEKEITHDVKAVCSQEAMTGPCRAVMPRWYFDLSKGKCVRFIYGGCGGNRNNFESEDYCMAVCKTMIPPTPLPTNDVDVYFETSADDNEHARFQKAKEQLEIRHRNRMDRVKKEWEEAELQAKNLPKAERQTLIQHFQAMVKALEKEAASEKQQLVETHLARVEAMLNDRRRMALENYLAALQSDPPRPHRILQALRRYVRAENKDRLHTIRHYQHVLAVDPEKAAQMKSQVMTHLHVIEERRNQSLSLLYKVPYVAQEIQEEIDELLQEQRADMDQFTSSISETPVDVRVSSEESDEIPPFHPFHPFPSLPENEGSGVGEQDGGLIGAEEKVINSKNKVDENMVIDETLDVKEMIFNSERVGGLEEEPESVAQLREDFSLSSSALIGLLVIAVAIATVIVISLVMLRKRQYGTISHGIVEVDPMLTPEERHLNKMQNHGYENPTYKYLEQMQV is encoded by the exons GCTCTTGCAGCCAATGCTGGAACAGGATTTGCTGTTGCTGAGCCTCAGATTGCAATGTTTTGTGGGAAGTTAAATATGCATGTGAACATTCAGACTGGGAAATGGGAACCTGACCCAACAGGCACGAAGAGCTGCTTTGGAACAAAAGAAGAAGTTCTTCAGTACTGTCAGGAG ATGTATCCAGAGCTCCAGATCAATAATGTGATGGAAGCCAACCAGCCAGTCAGTGTGGATAATTGGTGTCGGAGGGACAAAAAGCAGTGCAAAAGCCACATTGTGATCCCTTTCAAGTGTCTTG TGGGCGAATTTGTAAGTGACGTTCTGCTAGTTCCAGAAAAGTGCCAGTTTTTCCACAAAGAGCGGATGGAGGTGTGCGAGAATCATCAGCATTGGCACACAGTAGTCAAAGAG GCCTGTCTGACTCAGGGAATGACCTTATATAGCTATGGCATGCTGCTCCCTTGCGGAGTAGATCAGTTCCACGGCACCGAATATGTGTGCTGCCCTCAGACTAAGACCATTGAATCTACTGTGtcaaaagaagaggaggaagatgaggaggaggaagatgaggaggaggaagaggaagactaCGACATTTATAAAAG TGAGTTTCCTACCGAAGCAGATTTGGAAGACTTCACAGAAGCAGCTGTGGAGGAGGATAATGACGACGACGAGGATAATGACGACGACGACGAGGATAAGGACGACGACGAAGGGGAGGAAGTGGTGGAAGATCGAGATTACTACTATGACACCTTTAAAGGAGATGACTACACCGAAGAGAACCCCACAGAGCCCAGCAGCGACGGGGccatttcagaaaaggaaatcacTCACGATGTTAAAG CTGTCTGCTCCCAGGAGGCGATGACGGGGCCCTGCCGGGCCGTGATGCCCCGTTGGTACTTCGACCTCTCCAAGGGAAAATGCGTGCGCTTTATATATGGCGGCTGCGGAGGCAACAGGAACAATTTTGAGTCTGAGGATTATTGTATGGCTGTGTGTAAAACGATGA TTCCCCCAACTCCTCTGCCAACCAATGATGTCGATGTGTATTTCGAGACCTCTGCAGACGATAATGAGCATGCTCGCTTCCAGAAGGCTAAGGAGCAGCTAGAAATTCGGCACCGCAACCGGATGGACCGG GTAAAGAAGGAATGGGAAGAGGCTGAGCTTCAGGCAAAGAACCTCCCTAAAGCAGAGAGGCAGACTCTGATCCAG CACTTCCAAGCTATGGTGAAAGCTTTAGAGAAGGAAGCAGCCAGCGAGAAGCAGCAGCTGGTGGAGACCCACTTGGCTCGAGTGGAAGCGATGCTGAACGACCGCCGCCGAATGGCTCTGGAGAACTACCTGGCCGCCTTGCAGTCTGACCCGCCACGG CCTCATCGCATCCTCCAGGCCTTGCGGCGTTACGTCCGTGCTGAGAACAAAGATCGCCTGCATACCATCCGCCATTACCAGCATGTGTTGGCTGTCGACCCCGAAAAGGCGGCCCAGATGAAATCCCAG GTGATGACTCATCTCCACGTGATTGAAGAAAGAAGGAACCAAAGCCTCTCTCTGCTCTACAAAGTACCTTATGTAGCCCAAGAAATCCAAGAGGAAATTG ATGAGCTACTTCAAGAACAGCGTGCAGACATGGACCAGTTCACGTCTTCTATCTCAGAGACCCCCGTGGACGTCCGGGTGAGCTCTGAAGAGAGTGACGAGATCCCGCCATTCCACCCCTTCCATCCCTTCCCGTCCTTACCTGAGAATGAAG GCTCTGGAGTAGGAGAGCAGGATGGAGGACTGATTGGTGCTGAGGAGAAAGTGATTAACAGTAAGAATAAAGTGGATGAAAATATG GTCATTGATGAGACGCTGGATGTTAAGGAAATGATTTTCAATTCTGAGCGAGTTGGAGGCCTCGAGGAAGAACCG GAATCCGTGGCGCAGCTGAGGGAGGACTTCAGTCTGAGCAGCAGTGCCCTCATTGGCCTGTTGGTCATTGCGGTGGCCATTGCTACGGTCATAGTCATCAGCCTGGTGATGCTGAGGAAGAGACAGTACGGCACCATCAGCCATGGCATCGTGGAG GTCGACCCAATGCTCACCCCCGAAGAGCGTCACCTGAACAAGATGCAGAACCATGGTTATGAAAACCCGACCTACAAATACCTGGAGCAGATGCAGGTTTAA